One genomic segment of Brevibacillus laterosporus LMG 15441 includes these proteins:
- a CDS encoding type I restriction endonuclease subunit R codes for MVFDKELDFEESLIEVLSHKGWEPEVLKYPTEEYLLKNWADILFENNRGIDRLNDYPLTSGEMQQIMEQITTLRTPLKLNGFINGRTVAITRDNPDDTLHFGKEVSLKIYDRREIAAGQSRYQIAQQPKFKSKSKILNDRRGDLLLLINGMPVIHIELKRSGVSVSQAYNQIEKYSDEGIFTGIFALIQIFVAMEPAETVYFANPGMDGKFNKDFYFHWADFNNEPINDWKDIASSLLSIPMAHQLIGFYTVADDTDGVLKVMRSYQYYAANAISDRVSKTNWDGRDRLGGYVWHTTGSGKTMTSFKSAQLIANSKDADKVIFLMDRIELGTQSLKEYQGFADENESVQATENTITLISKLKSEDPANTLIVTSIQKMSNIRDEEGGLNAHDIEMMSSKRIVFIVDEAHRSTFGEMLTDIKCSFPSAVFFGFTGTPIQDENQKKMNTTSTIFGDELHRYSIADGISDKNVLGFDPYKVLTYRDRDVRQAVAREQAKAATVEEALADPKKSAIFYKYMDSSQVKMAGYIGDDGKYVKGIEDYLSTSQYHTEEHENMVVKDIADNWVTLSHNSKFHAIFATSSIPEAIIYYRLIKKAMPTLKVTCLFDPSIDNNGGVAFKENGLVEIIEDYNARYEQKFSLKSYDKLKKDIAARLAHKEQYKLIERTPEKQLDLLIVVDQMLTGFDSKWINTLYMDKKLRYENIIQAFSRTNRLFGPEKPFGTIRYYRYPHTMEQNIEKAVKLYSGDKPIGLFVEKLEYNLNKLNAIFDDISELFTRSGILNFEKLPDDRSERGKFASLFKSFNDYLEAAKIQGFTWNQSTYPFSHGSGKPKTKVDMKLDENTYLVLAMRYKELFGGSGGGGGGDDVPFEIDGYLTEIDTGKIDSDYMNSRFEKFLKILTQDDVDEAEMRKTLDDLHKSFATLTQEEQKYANIFLHEVASGNARMENGKTFRDYITEYQFKAKNDQIQSISRILGVDEMKLRNFLAANVNKANINEFGRFDDLKASVDKVKAKEYFEKLENVKIPPFKINIRVHNLLQEFILKGGYDIEE; via the coding sequence TAAAAAACTGGGCGGATATTCTCTTTGAAAACAACAGAGGTATCGACCGTTTGAATGATTACCCTCTGACAAGCGGAGAGATGCAACAGATTATGGAGCAGATCACCACACTGCGGACGCCTTTAAAACTAAACGGCTTTATCAACGGTAGAACTGTTGCCATTACCCGTGATAACCCCGATGACACTCTGCACTTCGGGAAAGAGGTCAGCCTCAAGATTTATGACCGACGTGAAATCGCTGCGGGACAAAGCCGCTATCAAATTGCACAGCAGCCAAAATTTAAGAGCAAGTCCAAAATATTAAATGACCGTCGCGGTGATTTGCTGCTCTTGATCAACGGTATGCCGGTTATTCACATCGAGCTGAAGCGCAGTGGCGTTTCGGTCAGCCAGGCATATAACCAGATAGAAAAATACTCCGATGAAGGGATTTTCACAGGCATATTTGCGCTGATTCAGATATTTGTTGCTATGGAACCGGCAGAAACAGTTTATTTCGCCAATCCTGGAATGGACGGAAAGTTCAATAAGGATTTTTATTTTCATTGGGCAGATTTTAATAACGAGCCTATCAATGACTGGAAAGATATTGCTTCTTCATTGCTTTCCATTCCGATGGCACACCAGCTTATCGGCTTTTACACCGTCGCCGATGATACCGATGGTGTACTGAAAGTCATGCGCAGCTATCAATACTACGCAGCAAACGCCATTTCTGACCGTGTTTCCAAAACCAACTGGGATGGTCGCGACAGGCTTGGCGGATATGTTTGGCATACCACAGGCTCCGGCAAGACGATGACAAGCTTCAAGTCGGCGCAGCTGATTGCAAACTCCAAAGATGCAGATAAGGTTATCTTCCTGATGGACAGAATTGAACTTGGTACGCAGTCCTTGAAAGAGTATCAAGGTTTTGCAGATGAAAATGAGTCCGTTCAGGCAACGGAAAACACCATTACTTTAATTTCAAAACTAAAAAGCGAAGACCCGGCAAATACGCTTATAGTCACCTCTATCCAGAAGATGAGCAATATCAGAGACGAAGAGGGCGGCTTAAATGCTCATGATATTGAGATGATGAGTTCTAAGAGAATCGTCTTTATTGTCGATGAAGCGCATCGCTCTACATTCGGAGAAATGCTAACGGATATAAAGTGCTCTTTCCCGTCTGCCGTTTTCTTTGGATTTACAGGAACGCCGATTCAGGATGAAAACCAAAAGAAAATGAACACCACCTCAACCATCTTCGGTGACGAGCTGCATAGATACAGCATTGCCGATGGTATTAGTGATAAGAATGTCCTTGGATTTGACCCTTACAAAGTGTTGACCTACAGAGATAGAGATGTTCGGCAGGCTGTTGCTAGGGAGCAGGCAAAAGCGGCTACCGTTGAAGAAGCCCTTGCTGATCCAAAAAAGAGTGCAATCTTTTATAAATACATGGATTCTTCTCAAGTAAAAATGGCGGGCTATATCGGTGATGACGGAAAGTATGTCAAAGGAATAGAGGACTATTTGTCGACATCCCAATATCATACAGAAGAACATGAGAACATGGTTGTTAAGGACATTGCTGACAACTGGGTGACATTAAGTCATAATAGCAAGTTCCACGCAATCTTTGCTACAAGTAGCATACCAGAGGCAATCATTTATTATAGGTTGATAAAAAAAGCCATGCCAACATTAAAGGTTACTTGCCTATTTGACCCAAGCATCGACAATAACGGCGGAGTTGCCTTTAAGGAGAACGGTCTAGTTGAAATAATCGAGGATTACAACGCTAGATATGAGCAGAAATTTAGTCTGAAGAGCTACGATAAGCTGAAAAAAGACATCGCTGCACGGCTTGCTCACAAAGAGCAATATAAATTGATTGAAAGAACGCCGGAAAAGCAGCTCGATCTTCTGATTGTAGTCGACCAGATGCTGACAGGCTTCGACTCCAAGTGGATTAACACGCTTTATATGGATAAGAAGCTTCGGTATGAAAATATCATCCAAGCATTCTCCCGTACAAATCGTCTGTTTGGCCCAGAAAAGCCTTTTGGAACCATACGATACTACAGATATCCGCATACGATGGAACAAAACATAGAAAAAGCTGTGAAGCTCTATTCTGGGGATAAGCCTATTGGATTATTTGTAGAAAAGCTTGAGTACAATCTAAACAAGCTGAATGCAATTTTTGATGACATCAGCGAGCTGTTCACCCGTTCCGGGATTCTGAACTTTGAAAAGCTGCCGGATGACCGTTCGGAGCGTGGGAAATTTGCATCACTCTTCAAATCATTCAACGACTATCTGGAAGCTGCAAAAATTCAAGGCTTTACATGGAATCAGTCAACGTACCCGTTCAGCCATGGCAGTGGAAAGCCAAAGACTAAAGTCGATATGAAACTAGATGAAAACACCTATTTGGTTTTGGCGATGCGTTATAAAGAGCTGTTTGGCGGCAGCGGCGGTGGTGGTGGTGGTGACGATGTTCCGTTCGAGATTGATGGTTACCTAACGGAGATTGATACCGGGAAAATCGACTCGGACTATATGAACTCGCGATTTGAAAAGTTTCTGAAAATCCTTACACAAGATGATGTAGATGAAGCTGAAATGAGGAAGACGCTTGATGATTTGCATAAGTCATTCGCCACGTTGACGCAGGAAGAACAAAAGTATGCAAACATATTCCTTCACGAAGTAGCAAGCGGAAATGCCAGGATGGAAAACGGTAAAACTTTCAGGGATTATATCACTGAATATCAGTTCAAGGCAAAGAATGACCAAATCCAAAGTATTTCACGAATCTTGGGAGTTGATGAAATGAAACTCCGCAATTTTTTGGCTGCAAATGTAAATAAGGCAAATATCAATGAGTTTGGTCGCTTTGATGATTTGAAGGCTTCCGTAGACAAAGTCAAGGCAAAGGAATACTTTGAAAAATTGGAAAACGTAAAAATACCACCATTTAAGATCAACATAAGAGTACACAATTTGCTTCAGGAGTTCATTCTTAAAGGTGGGTATGATATCGAAGAGTAG